Proteins from a single region of Sesamum indicum cultivar Zhongzhi No. 13 linkage group LG5, S_indicum_v1.0, whole genome shotgun sequence:
- the LOC110011278 gene encoding zinc finger BED domain-containing protein RICESLEEPER 2-like: protein MSIAAALDPRCKLRALNSAFQDYILQRMLRGKLLLFGRHCMSSILVCGYFQIEDESIGEGQRNKLSNRDLANVETQSGWSEYGEYLKSVESIQPQKSELDLYLEENCYIFEKDKKDGKDFDVLEWWRVDALKYKILSIMARDILAIPITTVDSEATFSAGSRVIDKYRASLTSDTVQVLMCGGDWLRKRFEVKKKCLCDKKAIYVNLPLDGDVPKVTSCNSTADNCLDCCF from the exons ATGTCTATAGCAGCTGCTTTGGATCCCAGGTGTAAGTTGAGAGCGCTTAATTCTGCTTTCCAAGACTATATTCTTCAGAGAATGTTGAGAGGCAAATTACTTTTGTTCGGAAGACATTGTATGAGCTCTATTCTAGTATGTGGCTATTTCCAAATTGAAGACGAGTCAATTGGAGAAGGGCAAAGAAACAAACTATCGAACCGAGATCTTGCAAATGTTGAAACTCAAAGTGGTTGGTCTGAGTATGGTGAATATCTGAAGTCAGTGGAATCTATTCAGCCTCAAAAGTCTGAACTTGATTTATATCTTGAGGAAAACTGTTATATATTTGAGAAGGACAAGAAGGATGGGAAAGACTTTGATGTTTTGGAATGGTGGAGAGTTGATGCATTGAAATACAAGATTTTATCGATAATGGCAAGAGATATTTTAGCTATCCCAATCACCACTGTTGATTCTGAGGCTACATTTAGTGCGGGAAGTAGAGTAATAGACAAATATCGTGCATCATTGACTTCAGATACGGTTCAAGTGTTGATGTGCGGAGGAGATTGGCTGAGAAAACGCTTTGAAGTGAAGAAAAAATGTTTG TGCGACAAAAAAgcaatatatgtaaatttgcCTCTTGATGGTGATGTGCCAAAGGTAACTTCATGTAACTCAACTGCCGATAATTGTCTCGATTGTTGTTTTTAA
- the LOC105162401 gene encoding zinc finger BED domain-containing protein RICESLEEPER 2-like, which yields MQSEEEILERTNRVDTDTIGTEKNIEETSKDDEILGSKPKRKKKSAIWSDFTEIKDADGVMKISCIHCKKMYRKTKITPTTQLHRHLQSCAIKAKADKSKDGLSQTQLGFVTSSVDPTLCSSLYVGKFDMEKMKESVAHWIMMHEHPFSIVEEEGFNLMQRREMPEWRGITRNTSKTYCINVYEAEKKQLKSFLKNVNKISLTTDCWKSKNQKIEYMVITGHWIDESWHSVYLTLFTFHLHVEALKLQMSFGAAWRIGASMIYVRNKRRLLCEGKLFHVRCCGHILNLIAQDGLSEIKNIVDVIRDSVEYVRRSDARLKIFSEIVKQLNLPDKKLVDDCRTRWNSTYEMLAAAIKFKDVFPRFADREPHYDICLSAEDWTKAEKVCSILELFWTVAHIVSGSDYPTSNLFLNEVSRVKVLLDKKSLENDIFIQDMVARMKKKFDKYW from the exons ATGCAAAGTGAGGAGGAAATACTTGAACGAACTAATAGAGTTGATACAGATACTATTGGCACAGAGAAGAACATTGAGGAGACTAGTAAAGATGATGAAATTTTAGGATCAAAACCCAAacgtaaaaaaaaatcagcaattTGGTCAGATTTCACAGAAATAAAGGATGCAGATGGAGTAATGAAAATCTCTTGTATACATTGTAAGAAGATGTAtagaaaaaccaaaattacTCCAACAACTCAATTGCATCGACACTTGCAAAGTTGTGCTATTAAAGCAAAAGCTGACAAGTCTAAAGATGGACTTTCGCAAACACAACTTGGTTTTGTCACCAGTAGTGTAGATCCAACTTTGTGTTCAAGTCTGTATGTCGGGAAATTTGATATGGAGAAGATGAAAGAATCAGTGGCTCATTGGATCATGATGCATGAGCATCCTTTTTCTATTGTGGAAGAAGAGGGATTCAATTTGATGCAAAGAAGAGAAATGCCTGAGTGGCGAGGAATTACAAGAAATACATCAAAAACTTATTGCATCAACGTTTATGAGGCAGAAAAGAAGCAACTGAaaagttttttgaaaaatgtgaaCAAAATCAGTCTCACAACGGATTGTTGGAAATCAAAGAACCAAAAGATCGAGTACATGGTCATTACAGGTCATTGGATTGATGAAAGTTGGCATAGCGTGTACTTAACTTTGTTCACATTCCACCTCCACGTCGAGGCCTTGAAATTGCAAATGTCATTTGGCGCTGCTTGGAGGATTGGGGCATCGATG ATTTATGtgagaaacaaaagaagacTACTTTGTGAGGGAAAACTATTCCACGTAAGATGTTGCGGCCATATACTTAATCTCATTGCTCAAGATGGACTTTctgagattaaaaatattgttgatgTTATACGTGATAGTGTAGAGTATGTCCGACGATCCGATGCAagacttaaaatattttctgagaTAGTGAAGCAATTGAATTTACCAGACAAGAAGTTAGTTGATGATTGTCGGACAAGGTGGAACTCAACATATGAAATGTTGGCTGCTGCAATCAAATTCAAAGATGTCTTCCCAAGGTTTGCTGATCGGGAACCACATTATGATATTTGTCTAAGTGCAGAGGATTGGACAAAAGCAGAGAAAGTGTGCTCGATATTAGAGCTATTTTGGACAGTTGCGCACATTGTTTCCGGAAGTGATTATCCTACTTCAAATTTGTTCCTTAATGAGGTGAGCAGAGTGAAAGTTTTGTTAGATAAGAAGTCATTGGAGAATGATATATTCATTCAGGACATGGTTGCAAGAATGAAGAAGAAGTTTGACAAATATTGGTGA